The region TAGCCGCCATCCCAATAGGCCTCGCGCCGCCCGGTCTTGGCGTCATCGATCTCGACCGCGCGGAACAGCGTGGGCAGGCAGGCCGAGGCGGTGACCGCCTCGCAGGTCGCCTCGGTCCCGGTAAAGACCCGGATACGACCGGTGCGGACATTGGTGGCATTGATGAAGAGACGCGGCCCCGCCTCGCCCCAGAAGACCGGATGCGGCATGGATTTCAGGATCGGCAACAGCGGGTTGGAATAAAGCGGGCCGTAATCATAGGGGCTGAACACCCGGGTCATCCCCTCCAGCCAGGCGGCTGGGGTGAAAAGCTCGGCCCAACGCTGCAACCCGCGCGGCACCATCATGTTCGAGCTCAGCCAGCGGATCATCCGGTTGTCGCTGACCTGGCTCACATTTTCCCAGATATAGGCCAGGTTCTTCTTGGCCGCCTTGCGCCCGGCCCGGCTGTTGCCAAGCGCCAGCCCAGCCTTGACCGCCGCGCCGTTCAGCGCCCCGGCCGAGGTGCCGCTGATGCCGTCGACGATCAGCCAGTCCTCGTCCAGCAAGCGGTCCAGCACGCCCCAGGCAAAGGCCCCGTGCGCACCGCCGCCCTGCAGCGCCAGATTGATGTGTTTCGGTTCCAAATCAGATACCTGCCTCTATTTTGCAGGCGCAGCATAGCAAAGCGCGACAGGCTTTGCACGGCGTTGCTGAGGAAGCTCCGCACCGGCGCCGCGTCATATCGCCCGGATGTGAAGCGCCGTGAGGCCTTGCGCTCAGCAATAGGCCTCGGGCCCGCGCGACATGGCGCGGTTATAGCGCGCGCCATGGGCGAAACCGACCGGCAGCAGCGTCTCGATCTCGGCCAGTTGCCCGGGCGTCAGGACCAGGTCGCCGCCCTTCGCATTGGCCTCCATATGCGCGCTGCTGCGCGATCCGGGCAGGGCGATGACATGGGGCGCACGCGACAGAAGCCAGGCCAGCGCGACGGCTTCGGCGCTGTGGCCGATCTCGTGCGCATAGTCCGCGAAACGCGCGATCCTCTCCATGTTGCGCGGATAGTTCTCGGCATCGAAGCGCGGCATCCCGCGGCGCAGATCGCCCTCGCGCAGGTCATCGGGCTGCGGCGGCGCGTCGGTCAGCACGCCCCGGCCCAGTGCCGAGAAAGCCACCAGCGCCGCGCCATGCCGGGCGCAGGCCTGCACCAG is a window of Paracoccus zhejiangensis DNA encoding:
- a CDS encoding patatin-like phospholipase family protein is translated as MEPKHINLALQGGGAHGAFAWGVLDRLLDEDWLIVDGISGTSAGALNGAAVKAGLALGNSRAGRKAAKKNLAYIWENVSQVSDNRMIRWLSSNMMVPRGLQRWAELFTPAAWLEGMTRVFSPYDYGPLYSNPLLPILKSMPHPVFWGEAGPRLFINATNVRTGRIRVFTGTEATCEAVTASACLPTLFRAVEIDDAKTGRREAYWDGGYSGNPALYPLFAPALPRDIVIVNINPMMREALPKTPAEIQDRINEVSFNSSLLRELRAINFVKKLWAEQRINDRQMKNPLIHMIMDDVLMNDLNARSKLLPNPQMLERMRNAGQAAADAFLSEHADDLNNQDTVDLPALFS